One window of Chamaesiphon minutus PCC 6605 genomic DNA carries:
- a CDS encoding serine/threonine protein kinase — protein sequence MSDFPDFSPQGYRVIRELGRNAAGGRVVYLCETSDEPTKQVVIKQFQFARGSGWSQFKEIEREMQVLKDLEHPGIPRYLGSIQTDDGYSIVQEFKDAQALSIPRSFDPDQIKQIAVAGLEILVYLQERLPVVIHRDIKPENVLVDADLNVYLIDFGFARIGGGEVAMSSVAAGTFGFMAPEQMYNKGLTAATDLYGLGAMLIALLTQTKSTRMDALIDEDGKITFQHLTPKLSIRFMEWLETMVAPRLSDRYPDAQAALTALKPIYVVRYPSVAFSQPSLQFAATRLGEKITQTLVVTNTTADTLLEGTWSIEPHPHDPPNATDRNHKWISFSSREVKGNEVQCDITVDTSKLIAQARGTRSIILRSNAVPETHSIPLEVTTALLPFQAKQLPSEAMILFFIFAIFCGSSLKVSGAWERAGNAIAVGFVMSGITMFLASGSQYHSSGTKIRTWTGAAFGGLSGFLVTGNLAGAIAGGSFGGFAGFIAGGINMAGSMEGVKIGLQPIFGAIVASVISFITGELATAGAGAGIIVGAVLGLQAGILGYLYDLDYAPLPEARKYRRGFIFIVLELIALLGINLSVWIGRPNLYVTIVSLVSAAGLAYLLFYLPSQRFKQIAAYRQREKHLIKL from the coding sequence ATGAGCGATTTTCCAGACTTCTCACCCCAAGGCTATCGAGTAATTCGCGAACTCGGACGAAATGCGGCTGGCGGACGAGTCGTCTACCTGTGCGAAACTAGCGATGAACCGACAAAACAGGTAGTCATCAAACAATTTCAATTTGCACGGGGTTCGGGTTGGTCGCAATTTAAAGAAATCGAACGGGAAATGCAAGTGCTCAAAGATCTAGAGCATCCCGGTATTCCCCGCTATCTCGGCTCGATTCAAACCGACGATGGTTATTCGATCGTCCAAGAATTTAAAGATGCTCAGGCTTTGTCGATCCCGCGTAGTTTCGATCCCGACCAAATCAAGCAAATTGCGGTAGCTGGATTAGAAATCCTCGTTTATCTTCAAGAGCGACTACCTGTGGTGATTCACCGCGACATTAAGCCAGAAAATGTCTTGGTCGATGCAGATCTCAATGTGTACCTAATTGACTTTGGTTTTGCCCGCATTGGTGGTGGCGAAGTTGCCATGAGTAGCGTTGCGGCGGGGACATTTGGCTTTATGGCTCCCGAACAGATGTATAACAAGGGACTGACTGCCGCGACAGATCTTTACGGTTTGGGGGCGATGCTGATTGCCCTGTTAACTCAAACCAAATCCACCCGCATGGACGCGCTCATCGATGAAGATGGCAAAATTACCTTTCAACATCTGACACCAAAACTGAGTATCAGGTTTATGGAGTGGTTAGAAACCATGGTCGCACCGCGACTGAGCGATCGCTACCCCGATGCTCAAGCGGCTCTGACGGCTCTAAAACCGATTTATGTAGTCAGGTATCCTTCTGTCGCATTCAGTCAGCCTAGCCTGCAATTTGCTGCCACTAGATTAGGTGAAAAAATTACGCAAACGCTCGTTGTTACTAATACTACCGCCGATACATTACTCGAAGGTACCTGGTCGATCGAGCCTCATCCCCACGATCCACCCAATGCCACCGATCGCAATCATAAGTGGATTTCGTTCTCGTCTAGGGAAGTCAAAGGTAACGAAGTACAATGCGATATTACCGTCGATACTAGCAAATTAATCGCTCAAGCCCGTGGCACTCGATCGATTATCTTGCGGAGTAATGCAGTACCAGAGACACACTCGATTCCACTCGAAGTAACGACGGCGTTGCTGCCCTTCCAAGCTAAACAATTGCCATCTGAAGCAATGATTTTATTCTTCATATTTGCGATCTTCTGTGGGAGTAGTTTGAAGGTCAGTGGTGCCTGGGAACGAGCGGGAAACGCGATCGCTGTTGGATTTGTGATGTCTGGAATTACCATGTTTTTAGCAAGTGGCTCTCAATATCATTCTTCGGGTACTAAAATTCGGACTTGGACTGGTGCTGCTTTTGGCGGGCTTTCTGGTTTTCTGGTGACTGGAAACTTGGCGGGAGCTATTGCTGGAGGTTCTTTTGGGGGATTTGCCGGATTTATCGCTGGGGGGATTAATATGGCTGGATCTATGGAAGGAGTCAAGATCGGTCTTCAGCCAATCTTCGGCGCGATCGTGGCTAGTGTTATTAGTTTTATAACAGGGGAACTTGCTACGGCTGGCGCGGGAGCCGGAATCATTGTGGGAGCTGTCCTCGGTCTGCAAGCTGGGATCTTAGGGTATCTGTACGATCTCGATTATGCCCCACTCCCCGAAGCCAGAAAATATCGTCGCGGCTTTATTTTTATCGTACTAGAACTGATTGCACTGTTGGGGATTAACTTGAGTGTTTGGATCGGCAGACCCAATTTATATGTGACGATCGTCTCGTTGGTATCGGCGGCAGGGTTAGCTTATCTATTGTTCTATCTACCCTCGCAGCGATTTAAACAGATCGCTGCTTACCGTCAGCGGGAGAAGCATTTGATTAAGCTATAA
- a CDS encoding pyridoxamine 5'-phosphate oxidase family protein — MAKFYDRLEPQLCKFIAEQKLFFTATAPDNGRINLSPKGIDSFRCLDFDRVAYLDLTGSGNETAAHLHQNGRMTIMFCSFTAKPLILRLYGKGEVISPDTERWHDLIDRFADLPGKRQLILLKIESAQTSCGYGVPIYELQEERSTLTNWAIDKGAEGVRAYQLQKNHTSIDGLPTHLT; from the coding sequence ATGGCTAAATTTTACGATCGACTCGAGCCGCAATTGTGTAAATTTATTGCCGAACAAAAGCTGTTTTTTACTGCCACAGCTCCAGATAACGGACGCATCAATCTATCGCCCAAAGGAATTGATTCGTTTCGGTGTTTGGATTTCGATCGAGTGGCTTACTTGGATTTGACGGGAAGTGGCAATGAGACAGCCGCGCATCTGCACCAAAATGGGCGGATGACAATTATGTTTTGCAGCTTTACTGCTAAGCCCTTAATTCTTCGACTGTATGGCAAGGGCGAAGTCATCAGTCCCGATACCGAGCGGTGGCACGATTTAATCGATCGATTTGCCGATCTTCCTGGCAAACGGCAGCTCATTTTGCTCAAGATCGAATCAGCACAGACATCTTGTGGTTATGGCGTGCCGATTTACGAGCTTCAGGAAGAACGATCGACTTTAACCAATTGGGCGATCGACAAAGGTGCCGAGGGAGTCAGAGCATATCAACTCCAAAAAAATCACACTAGTATCGATGGATTGCCAACTCATCTAACATGA
- a CDS encoding N-acetylmuramoyl-L-alanine amidase, which yields MLGKYSHLGIFGSIAVTTIVVVPLVRAQVATPKLYISFPPANYQTASDRIFLIGSAPSEGKVSVNNKLVPRSQKGHFASVFNLKVGKNTFEVDYKGQTKTIVVTRAGAEKTPPPKDNFAPNSLEPQGDMARMPGELVCFGANAPTKAKVQVNVAGQDIPLKEQINSVELPDNKAALIDRNQPQAMYGAGQYLGCAIAAAAADLGNPTYKLEVGNPPTTVSQSAPGKIQILSPTDLDIAEVTVENGIARTGPGSDFSRLTPLPKGTQASITARQTGNNNGKQTNWVRLDYGGWILAEQVRITSGVTVPPKTIVKSLTSKERDGATDVTIPLQVPVPITLEQGTNTLTLTLYNTTAQTDIIRFNDNPTVSRLDWKQLSPGVVQYVFNLKSRQQWGYKLRYQGSNLVLSLRHPPKLDKSNPLKPLAGTKILLDPGHGGKDPGAVGPNGYTEKEANLYASKLLANELAMRGAAVYLSRESDKFIELSDRQAIIDNLEPTIALSVHHNSLPDGGNPDTKGFSTFWYHAQAQSLAMYLHNYVVKDTGRPSYGVFWDNLALARPVSSPSVLLEWGFMSNPSEFELIATPEEQQKMAKSIADGVTQWMLAATK from the coding sequence ATGCTCGGTAAGTATTCGCATTTAGGGATTTTCGGGAGCATCGCCGTCACCACGATCGTGGTAGTACCATTAGTTAGGGCGCAAGTTGCTACCCCCAAGCTCTATATCTCCTTCCCGCCCGCCAATTATCAAACCGCATCCGATCGGATCTTCTTGATCGGCAGCGCGCCTAGCGAAGGCAAGGTATCGGTAAATAATAAACTCGTTCCGCGCTCCCAAAAGGGGCACTTTGCTTCAGTCTTCAATCTTAAAGTCGGAAAAAATACCTTCGAGGTCGATTATAAAGGACAAACCAAAACAATCGTCGTGACTCGTGCTGGTGCCGAGAAAACTCCGCCGCCAAAAGACAATTTTGCACCCAATTCCTTAGAGCCGCAAGGCGATATGGCGCGGATGCCTGGAGAATTAGTCTGCTTTGGGGCAAATGCACCGACAAAAGCAAAAGTGCAGGTAAATGTTGCCGGACAAGATATCCCCTTAAAAGAACAAATTAATAGTGTCGAGCTACCCGATAATAAGGCTGCGCTAATCGATCGCAATCAACCGCAAGCGATGTATGGTGCGGGACAGTATTTGGGTTGTGCGATCGCTGCTGCTGCGGCAGATTTGGGCAATCCTACTTACAAATTAGAAGTAGGAAATCCCCCGACGACAGTCTCTCAATCCGCACCAGGTAAAATTCAGATTCTCTCACCAACTGATTTAGATATTGCCGAAGTTACAGTCGAGAATGGGATCGCACGCACGGGTCCGGGTTCGGATTTTAGTCGGCTGACGCCGCTCCCCAAGGGCACTCAGGCATCCATTACCGCTCGTCAGACGGGGAATAATAATGGCAAGCAAACGAACTGGGTCCGACTCGATTACGGTGGCTGGATTCTGGCAGAGCAAGTACGAATAACTAGCGGCGTTACGGTTCCGCCTAAAACGATCGTCAAGAGCTTAACCAGCAAAGAGCGCGACGGAGCTACCGATGTCACGATTCCGCTGCAAGTGCCAGTGCCAATTACCTTAGAGCAAGGGACGAATACACTGACGTTAACGCTCTACAACACCACCGCCCAAACCGATATCATCCGCTTTAACGATAACCCAACCGTTTCGCGCCTGGATTGGAAGCAACTCAGCCCTGGAGTCGTGCAATATGTCTTTAACCTCAAATCTAGACAACAGTGGGGTTACAAGCTCAGATATCAAGGTAGCAACCTCGTGTTATCTCTGCGACACCCACCCAAACTCGACAAGAGTAACCCGCTCAAACCCCTTGCAGGCACTAAAATTCTTTTAGATCCCGGTCATGGCGGTAAGGACCCTGGCGCAGTCGGGCCGAATGGCTATACCGAAAAAGAGGCCAATTTATATGCGTCCAAACTATTGGCAAACGAACTAGCCATGCGCGGTGCGGCAGTATATCTCTCGCGAGAATCCGATAAATTTATCGAACTGAGCGATCGTCAGGCAATCATCGATAATCTCGAACCGACTATCGCGCTATCGGTACATCATAACTCGCTCCCCGATGGCGGCAACCCAGACACCAAAGGCTTCTCTACATTCTGGTACCACGCTCAAGCCCAAAGCCTCGCCATGTATCTCCATAACTATGTAGTCAAAGATACGGGGCGTCCTTCCTATGGGGTATTTTGGGATAATCTCGCGCTAGCGCGTCCGGTATCTTCGCCATCGGTGCTACTAGAGTGGGGCTTTATGAGCAATCCTAGCGAGTTTGAATTGATTGCTACTCCTGAAGAACAACAAAAAATGGCCAAGTCGATCGCCGATGGCGTCACGCAGTGGATGCTCGCGGCTACCAAGTAA